The nucleotide window AAAAATTAAAGTAACGAGGTACTTGTTCTTTTCTTACTTCAATTTTACTTCGTTTTTCCTTAATAATGGAATAAATTCTTCTCGTAATATAGCCTAAGATTCCATATTCTGGAGCATTATATCCCTCGGTAAAGCTATGATAGGCTACCAAACCCATAGAGTATACCGGAATACTTAGGTCTACATTCAACTCACCATAAAGGTCATTGGAGTATTCAATTGAAAATTCTCTATAGGTTAATCTACTCTTTTTTGCATCCTCTGCAGATCTTACTACACTAGCTGTTATTAAGTACATAAGGTAATAATAAATATATGATAGTGTATAGTCATCTAGAGGGACTTCCTCAGTTCCATTAAAAGTTGAGAGCAACTTTTCAACATCTAAGATCCCCTTATATTGTAGATAATAACTTCCAACCTTTTTTAGAAGCGCCCTATCTCTCCTATTCACATAAACTAATATGTTCTGGAATATTTAACCATAGATTCCTAAGTCATCATAAGTATGAATAACAATTTTATTAATTCAGTACAAATCATATGAAGTGTTAATTCATCTTCAATTTAACGTATGATTCAAATGTTGAAAAGAGAAGAGGAGGCAATTTTTAATTCTTTTTCAAAAATTTTATTACATAACTAAAGTATCTGATAAATGTGGCATTAGAGAAATTTAAACTTAGTTTCAAATGCATGAAATCGTTATCCATTCTTAGGATTAGAAAAGTATTACAAACTTAAATTGAACATTTTTACATAAATTGAAAGGAACATAACAGTAGTGTGGTGGTAAAAAACAACTGATCGATAAATCAGTATTCTTAAGAACGGTTTTATGTTTACGATGTTACTGGTTATTATTTCCAAGCAAGTCTTAATAAAGGGAAAAAATTATAACTTCTGGGGCAGAAGTTGAATTCTGGGGCAGAAGTTGCTATTTGATGAAAGGCCTAAAGAAAACAGAGAAGACTTGTTTGATAGGGAAAAAGAGATTAAAGAAATAATGAGTAACATTAACAGGCCTTTGATTTTAATCACTGGAGTCCGAAGAATAGGTAAAACATCAGTATTAAAAGTCGCACTTAATGAGATAAAAATACCCCATGTCATAATAGATTGTAGAAACTTACGCCCTAACTACAGTAGAGGGGATCTATACTCACTATTCTCTAACGCTTTTTCATCAAAACTATCCACCTTCCTTGACGTGCTAAGTAAGATAAGAGGGGTTAGCATTTTAGGTAACAGCGTTGAACTAAAATGGAAGGGTAGAGAATACGTCAGTTTATCAGATCTTTTTGATCATTTGAACGAGAAAAGGATAGTAATAGGGATTGACGAAGCTCAAAAATTGAGGGGACCATTATCAAATGAAATAAAAGAAGCTATTGCTCATGCTTACGATTATGACAAAAACTTAACCTTTATTTTAACGGGCTCTGAGGTGGGACTACTTCATGACTTTTTAGGAGTAGAGGACCCCGGGTCACCGCTCTATGGTAGATACTATTTCGAGATAACGTTAGAAAGGTTTGATAAAGAAAAGAGTAGGCAGTTTTTAAGAAAGGGTTTCGAGGAGTTATCATTAAAGGTCGAGGAGAATGTAATACAAGATATCATCGCAATGGTTGATGGTATCCCGGGATGGTTAACTTTAGCAGGTAATCAATATTTCAATAATAGGGATTTGAAAAGAGTAAAGGATCTGGCAATAAACGTTGCTTTGAACGAAATTAACAGCTTGATCTCGGTTAAAAATAACGTCTCTCCCATTGTAGCAAAACGTTACAGAACAGTCCTAAGGTGTATAGCTAAGGGAATGAATAGTTGGAGTAAGATACTCAATTGTGTACAAAATGAGGAAGGTAGTACAATTTCCACTAGTGTTCTTAGTAACATTCTAAATACTTTGAAGAAATTGAGCATCATCGACGAAAATTACCGATTTTTAGACCCAGTTTATAAGGAAGCGTCTAGGATGCTTAGAAATTAATTTATAATTTTAAGTATTTCAACTCTTTTTTGAGAAAATCGTATCATTATATTGGTATATTCAGGACAATCTTGACCTTATATTAGGGACTTACTAGTTAACCTATTATTCATTTAGGTTTTACCTCCTTGGTGAGATGATTTGGCCATTCGTCAAAAGACTCTATTACAAATGCTAAAAGCCTTGCCCTTCTAGGGGCTGGGATGAAAGTCTAAATACACCCTTTCTTCTTAAAATATTTCGTGGCTAGGAGGAGGGGTAAGAAAAACCCAATCAGAGCTACTGTTGCAATGAAGATTGGCCTCACTCAATCTCTCCTAGACCTATCAAACAACTATGTTAAGCATTAAGGTATTTGTTATTCTGGTTGAAAGAAAAAGGGGTGAATCATAACCAGAACAAGAAGAAACTCCTCGATTTAGTCCACCAAAGTGTTGGCGAACTACCAATATTGGTTATCCCAGAAACTTAAAGGAGTACTTGAACTGGAGAATGAAGGAAACTAAGCTTGTTATTAAAGGTGATGAGGCATACCTTAAAGTCGTTTTTGAGAAGGAAAGGGAAGAGATAATACCAAAGGAGAGTGTAGCAGTAGATATAATATGGATGACGTTGTAGTTGGGAAAGACGATGTTAAATACGTTAGGATCCCAACTAGACTGGCTGAGGCTCATCATTGGAAGTCATTAGCTGAGTCCCTACAAAGAAAGTATTCAAGGAGGTGGAGGAGTAATAGAGAGATTCTATTGAGGATTCGTTCTTTTCATTTGAAGGCTAGGAGGATTATGGAGGATTTTGCAAGGAAAGTTGGTAAGTGGGTTGTTGATGAAGCCAAAAGGATGGGTGCTAATGTGGTTAAGTTAGAGAGGTTAACTAATATGATTAAACGTTAGTGCTTTCAGAAAGTTTATAGCTTTAGGCAAAGGATATACCACTAGATCATAGTCTAAGAACTTTTCCAAAATACTAGTGTGAGGAACCTTTCGTCGGGGTTTAGGGATCGTCTCTATTTAATGCCGTATCGCCGTGTTCAGTATTGGGTTGAGTGGGAGGCAATGAAGTGTGGTCTTCTAGTAGAATTCGTTAACCCTAAGTGTTCTTCTGTCCTATGCCCTAAGTTTGGGAAAAAATGGAGGAAAGCGTACATCGTTGATTTCATTGTTCTTGTGGTTATGAGAATGATCGTGATGTTATTGCTGTAGTTAATCTTAATGGGAGGGGGTCTCTGACTCTCTTGACTGCTCCTCAGATGAGACCCGAATCGATAAGGGGAACCGCCATTTATGGCGTTGAGAAAGTCAGAAGACTAAACAATGAAGGTAAAGAATTTGTTCGAGAATATTAAACACTTAAAAAGAGAAGTGTGTCACTTCAAGGAGGTCAAAGGAGAGACTCGGAGGACATGCGTTAGAGAAGTTACTAGTTGCAGCGTGGTTGACGATGGATAATTTGTATTTCAACTAGAACTAATTATGCTAGCATTTCCAGTATTTCTTATTCTTCATAATTCATTAATATACTATTTATAAAGTCAGAAAAGCAAAGCAGATCTTCTTTCAACATTCTATTTTAAGATAAATTTATAATGTGATGTTACTACTATAAAAACTATGAAAGATTCTATTGAAACTTATAATAATGTTATTCTCTATATTAAGTTGCATTTAGTTAAAGGCCTAGAAAACTCTAGGAAAGGCCATAATATGTTTAAGCCATATGTAACAAGTCACTTAGTAGTAAGTAAAAAATAGAGGAGTTCACCTATGCCATTACCAGTAATACTACATGAAACTACTCAAGTTAAAGATTTAGTTACTGCATATAGGGAAACGTTTAATGAATATCCTTCTGTTGAACAAGAAAACACGTGGAGAAGGCTCTTAGATATACTTAAAGGCCTTAATATATCTCATCCTATAATCATGGAATATCCAATATTTACAGAAAGAGTTGACACTATCTTTGTAGATAAAAATAGAGCCTTAGTAGTTGAGGCTAAGGGTTGGAAGAAAGTAGAACGAATAGATGATCTCACTATTAAGGCTGATGGAGAGCTTCACTTAGATCCATGTTATCAACTAAACAACTATGTGACTAAATTAAACACTTTCCACTCCTCAAGTATAAAATTTGATGGTACGCTCTTCCTTTATAACACTATGGACTATTCCTCCTCGGAATGTGAAGTGTTAAGAAACCCTAATGATCTGAAGAAGAAACTTGATAACTATTCGCCGGGAGGCATACAAGATGCTGACAAAATAGTAAACGGGAAGTTTGTATTAACCAAGGACTTCATTAAATTTGTTGCTGAAGTAAAAGAACATTTAAAAGGGAACGTGGCTAAGGCAATTTTACCTTATGGTTTTGGTCTAACAGAGGAACAAGGTTTAATCTTAAGCAAAGTTTTGAAAGCTCTTGAAGATAAAGATGTGAAGAAGAACTTTCTTATAAGAGGTGGTAGTGGGTCTGGTAAGAGCTTATTAGCCGTGACTATCTTCCTTGAAGCGTTTAGTAGGGGCTATTTCACTATCTTATCTTATGTGAATCAAAGATTACTAAATACCATAAGATTACTACTAGGTGGAAGTGAAAGGAAACGTAAAGAAGGTAATATTTACAGAAGTAAAGCACAAGCTTTATCCCAGTTTATTATGTTTTACTCGACGGGTTATGGTTTCGGAGTGGGAGAGGAGAAGTTCCCGGAGTGGTTTAAGAAAACCTTTGAAAGAGATGTAGACGATATAGACTTAATCGTATTTGACGAAGCCCAAAGGATGAATGTTAACGTAATAAAAAATTCTTCAAGAGGAAGGGTTAACGTGTATTTTTATGACGACTCTCAGATATTATTAGGAGATGAAGAGGGGACTGAAGAGACCTTTAAAAAGTATCTTACCAACGTGGAAGAATACCAATTATCCTCATCTATAAGGGTACCAAAGGATTATATAGAGGCAGTGAAAGGCTTACTTGAAGGGAGGAAAGTTACGGTAAGGGGCTATGATTTTAGGATCTTCAATGATGTAATGAGTATGATAAATGAATTAAAGAAAAGGAAAGACGAGGGCAGAAAAGTGGCGTTAATATGCAGCTTCACGGAATCTGTGGGTGATAAGAAAAATAAGACAAAGTGGACTTTAGAAAACATAAGGATAGGGTATCCGTTACAATCTGGTTTCGATCTTTACAAGAATACCAGTTTAAGGGTTAAGTGGCTTATGGATGAGAAAACTGAATATCCTAAATACTGGAGAGGAGAATTAGATCCCCTACAATACTGTGCCTCAGTATATGGTGCGCAGGGATTTGAGGCAGATTATGTGGGAGTTGTATGGGGAAGAGACATGATATGGAGGGATAGTTGGACCGTCAATCCAGACCTTACACCTATTACGGATTATGTGGGTGGAAGGGATTCCTTAAAAAAAGTGTTAAAAAGACACAAAACAAAGGCGCTTAAACTACTAAAGAATAGATATTACATTATGTTAACCAGAGGGATAAGAGGAGTTTATCTCTTCTTCGAGGACCGTCAAACTGGTGAGAAAGTAGATGAATTAGTTGAGGTTATGTAGTTTATACTATCGGTTAGCTGAGTATTTTTAGAACGTCCGTTATTATCATGATAGTAGTGGAATATGAAGGTCTTAAAGTATACTTGAAAGATGAGGAAAGTCTCAACACTTTTCTGTTAAAATACGGAATTAGTAGAGATGAAGTAAAGATAGTCTATTATTAGAGACTTGACTAACAATTTTTTGCCTACAGAGATGAGTGTGGATAGCTGGCTAGATTTGGGTTTTCAAGAACTCTTAGACGGTTTACTGTTTGCAGTATATTTAGCAAGAGCTTCTATAACTGCTGGTTATAGCGTAGGAAGGGATCAAATTGATGAAAGCTCTTAGGGAAAGTTATAGATCATCAAGAAGAGATTGTGAATCTTATGAAAAATTTGCTGAAATCAATAAAGAACTCATAAAGAGGATGAATTAAATGACTTTATAGAGGAAGGTGAACTTCTCCGCCCTCACGATGGAGATTTCCTGCTTCTCAGATTAACCTCGATCCCCATAGCGGAGGTTCCAACGAACTGTTCTGTAATGCCCCGTGTGGAAGAGAGGTTACGGAGGGTTTGCTCTCCACAGGCGTCAAGGTTAGTCCCAAGGATATGACCCTAGCGCTTCCAGCCAAGGTTTGATACATTTTATCATTTTTCCACTAATAAACGTTTCCAGGGCTATCCATCCTTACGGAAGGGGATTTTCGCCCCCTAACTTCTGATAAGTTAAAAATACAGCTAGGAACGCATTATCAAGAAACAAAAGTGAATGGCTTCCTTCTTGCATTCACTAAGATATGTCTTCTATTAGATATCGAATAAGACGACTGCTTGAGAACATTCCAAATTCTAAAATGCCTCTTGAATCTTCTGATTTTACATAAAGTATACTATAAAAATGTTTTTTAAACCGGAGAGCGGTAATTAAATTAATGATTGCAAAAGTATATTCATGTTTAGGTCCCATATATATTAAAATTGCAGAAGAGAAATGTGATGACATGGATAAAGTAATATCTGACTGGAAATATGCGTGCCTTATAGAATTCTTCGATGAGGAAGGGAATTTAGTGGAGTCAATAGATCCCAAGGAGTTATGAAAGAAAATAAGGGGGTAAAAAGAACTTTATTAAGGGCGATTCAGGTCTTCTTTGCGAATTGTAATTTGTTAATAATGTCGATATAAAAATAACATTAGTAATAATACATCTCTACTATTAGTAGTTTTTCATCCAATTGAATTCGATCAATCTTTGAAATAAAGTGGGTTTACATTGAATACTTAAATCACCGCTATTTTAATACTTTCTGTTTTGCCTCTACAAACTGTTCAGCTTCAGTGGAACCTTCCATTGCAGTAGTGGACGCTTCTCCCCCAGACGCTATTGTTAACACTAGGTCAAAGTAATCTGTTCCAACCTCTCTCTGGTGGCTTACTGCAGTATAGCCTTCTGCTTGTGCTTGGAACTCTAACTCTTGTAGTCTTACATATGCTGGCATTCCTTCATTTCTATATGCTCTCGCTAATTTGAATGTATGGTAGTTAATTAAGTGCCAACCTGCAAGAGTAATGAATTGGAATTTATAGCCCATTTCTCCCAATTCGTTCATGAACTTGCTAATTTTAGAATCATCCATAAATTTCTTCCAGTTAAATGAGGGGGATAAATTGTACGCTAACATCTTACCTGGATAATGAGTGTGAATAGCCTCAGCAAATTGTCTAGCCTCTTCCAAATCTGGCTTAGAAGTCTCAAACCACAATAGGTCAGCATAGGGTGCATAAGCTAATCCTCTAGCTATGGCGTATTCAATACCACCCTTTATCTCATAATATCCCTCTGATGTCCTCTTTCCTGTTAAGAATTGATTATCAGTCTCATCTACATCGTTAGATAAGTATTTAGCATTCAGTGCGTCTGTCCTTGCTATTAGTATTGTTGGTACTCCTAATACGTCAGACGCTAGTCTTGCAGCGTTTAGTACTCTTATAAATGCACTTATAGGGATCAGAACTTTCCCTCCTAAATGGCCACACTTCTTCTCTGCTGCTAATTGATCTTCGAAATGTACCCCTGCAGCCCCTGCCTCTATTAAGGCTTTTGTTAATTCGAAGGCGTGAATTGGACCACCAAAACCAGCTTCAGCATCTGCAACAATAGGCAGTAAATAGTCAATATCATGTTTACCCTCACTCCAAGATATTTGATCAGCCCTTATAAGGGCGTTATTTAACCTCTTTACTAGGTTTGGAACGCTGTTAGATGGGTATAAGCTTAAGTCTGGATAAGTTTGATTTGATAAGTTGTTATCTGCAGCTACTTGCCATCCACTTACGTAAATAGCCTTAAGGCCCGCCTTTGCCATTTCCACTGCTTGGGAACCCGTTAATGCCCCAAATGTTGCCACATAGGGCTCAGTATTTAGTAAGTTCCAAAGTTTGTGAGAGGCTAACTTAGCTAAACTATACTCAATTCTAATAGATCCTCTTAATTTAACCACATCCAAGGGCTTATAATTTCTCTTTATTCCTCTCCACCTTGGATCTTCAGACCACTCATATTCGAGACTTTTCTCCTCTTCAATCCATTTATCTCGGATGTTCATTTTTTCATCCTAATCTATATACACATATTTTAATATATAAACTTTAGCATTAATAGTTTATGTCTTTCCCTATCCAATTTAAAGATATTTTATCAACTTCTTGGCAAGGTCTAAAAAGTATTTATATTTTAAGGAATTTATAGTCAACATTTCCATGTAATATTGACAAAAAGAAATCTTTTAATACGTCCTAAAAAGCGAAATTATAGTTAGATCTTCAACGTCATTAGTAGAATTTTACTTGACTCTAATTGAGAAAACTAAACACTTTTTAACGAAACTCTAGCTATAACTCGCATAAGCCTTTAGCTATGCGTTTACTTAACATAAAAATTAGAGAAAATAAAAAGTATTTAGATCAAGGCAGTAGAACGAGATAACCTTATGTAAATTACGATTTTTT belongs to Saccharolobus solfataricus and includes:
- a CDS encoding DUF2075 domain-containing protein — translated: MPLPVILHETTQVKDLVTAYRETFNEYPSVEQENTWRRLLDILKGLNISHPIIMEYPIFTERVDTIFVDKNRALVVEAKGWKKVERIDDLTIKADGELHLDPCYQLNNYVTKLNTFHSSSIKFDGTLFLYNTMDYSSSECEVLRNPNDLKKKLDNYSPGGIQDADKIVNGKFVLTKDFIKFVAEVKEHLKGNVAKAILPYGFGLTEEQGLILSKVLKALEDKDVKKNFLIRGGSGSGKSLLAVTIFLEAFSRGYFTILSYVNQRLLNTIRLLLGGSERKRKEGNIYRSKAQALSQFIMFYSTGYGFGVGEEKFPEWFKKTFERDVDDIDLIVFDEAQRMNVNVIKNSSRGRVNVYFYDDSQILLGDEEGTEETFKKYLTNVEEYQLSSSIRVPKDYIEAVKGLLEGRKVTVRGYDFRIFNDVMSMINELKKRKDEGRKVALICSFTESVGDKKNKTKWTLENIRIGYPLQSGFDLYKNTSLRVKWLMDEKTEYPKYWRGELDPLQYCASVYGAQGFEADYVGVVWGRDMIWRDSWTVNPDLTPITDYVGGRDSLKKVLKRHKTKALKLLKNRYYIMLTRGIRGVYLFFEDRQTGEKVDELVEVM
- the aceA gene encoding isocitrate lyase, translated to MNIRDKWIEEEKSLEYEWSEDPRWRGIKRNYKPLDVVKLRGSIRIEYSLAKLASHKLWNLLNTEPYVATFGALTGSQAVEMAKAGLKAIYVSGWQVAADNNLSNQTYPDLSLYPSNSVPNLVKRLNNALIRADQISWSEGKHDIDYLLPIVADAEAGFGGPIHAFELTKALIEAGAAGVHFEDQLAAEKKCGHLGGKVLIPISAFIRVLNAARLASDVLGVPTILIARTDALNAKYLSNDVDETDNQFLTGKRTSEGYYEIKGGIEYAIARGLAYAPYADLLWFETSKPDLEEARQFAEAIHTHYPGKMLAYNLSPSFNWKKFMDDSKISKFMNELGEMGYKFQFITLAGWHLINYHTFKLARAYRNEGMPAYVRLQELEFQAQAEGYTAVSHQREVGTDYFDLVLTIASGGEASTTAMEGSTEAEQFVEAKQKVLK
- a CDS encoding AAA family ATPase, encoding MLFDERPKENREDLFDREKEIKEIMSNINRPLILITGVRRIGKTSVLKVALNEIKIPHVIIDCRNLRPNYSRGDLYSLFSNAFSSKLSTFLDVLSKIRGVSILGNSVELKWKGREYVSLSDLFDHLNEKRIVIGIDEAQKLRGPLSNEIKEAIAHAYDYDKNLTFILTGSEVGLLHDFLGVEDPGSPLYGRYYFEITLERFDKEKSRQFLRKGFEELSLKVEENVIQDIIAMVDGIPGWLTLAGNQYFNNRDLKRVKDLAINVALNEINSLISVKNNVSPIVAKRYRTVLRCIAKGMNSWSKILNCVQNEEGSTISTSVLSNILNTLKKLSIIDENYRFLDPVYKEASRMLRN